CTCATGGCCTCCTGAAAGGCCAGCTCCTTGGCTTCCTTCTTCTGGTTCCGGGCCTCGTATTCCAGCCTGGGGGCCAGATGGGGTGAGGTGTGCACCCAGAGCCAGGGCCTCAGTGCCACCCTGTGCCCCCAGCACCCCAGCCAGGACTCACCTGTTCTTGATGATGCGCTGGACAATGAGGTCTGTGGTGAGGTCATTCCCACTGTCAACCTGGCAGAAAATGCCCCTCCTTTTGGGCTCCTGGAGGCCAGAAAGAGGGGAAGGAGGTGAGAGCCCTCCCCTGAACCTTGGGGAGCCTGCAGTACTGCCCTGGCTCCTATGgcccttccccccgcccccaccatgaTGGGCGTGATCACTCGCGCTCAGTTCCCGCCTCCTTAAACCATGCGGCCACCAGCGAGGCAGCTGTCACCTCACCCATTTCCCAGACAACCATGGTGAGGCACAGGGGCATCAGGTAGCTGGGAAGCACCAGACAGTGGCCACCTCGTGTCCACTGAGGGCCCTGTAGGACCCACCTCATATGGGTCAGAGCCATCCTTGTCAGGCACGACTTCCGTCTTCCCGTGACACACCAGGTCcacctggggaggaggcaggggtcagggagccctcccagcatcaccctACACGGTCCCCTGCTCCCCGAGGACCCTCCCCAGGGAGGCCAGCATGGCTCAGAGCACTGGCCTGGCCCCACTCGGCCCAGGTCCTCCCTGGAAAGCTCGCACCAGGAGCCCCACCCTCACCTTGAAGTGGTCCAGGAGCTCTGCTGTGACCGAGTACGGGGCCCCAATCACCACTTCAGACACGTACTGGGTGGACAAGAAGCACAGCTGGTTAACTAGGACTTGCCAGGCAGCAAGGTAGGGGCTGAGAGGGGGCATGGTGGAACCCCAGACTCGTACCCCTGGGAGGGttctgagggggtgggggggtggggtgatgAGGAGGAGCAGCTCCAGCCTGGGAAGGACAGACTGCTGGTCTGCCCACCAGCTCTCACCCGGCAGGCCAGCACACTCAGGGTCCGCTCATGCAGGTTCATGATGGGGTAGTTCTTCCCCTTGTAGTGGTTGACCTCCTAGAGGCAGAGCAAGGTTGAGTCAGCTGGCAACCTTGGGGccggtgtgtgtttgtgtgtgtgaggctGTGCTCCCTCCTAATAATCCCTCGCAGATGTCTGCCAGACGTCTCCAGACCCCTCCCTGGGTTTCTCCCTGGGCAGAGGCCCAAGCTCACCACCTCTTCCTCACTTGTGCCCAACCCCATCCCTAGGAGCCTTTCCAGAGTCCCCACACTATCAGATGCCCCGGGGTGAGACCTGGTCAAAATGCAAGCCAGCGATGACGTAGGGCCTCTCCGCCAGGCCATataccttctccaggaaatccaCATGCCCAATGTCTGCACCCAGGTTAAGGAGCGAGGAATCAATACAGAGCAGCCATCCACAGGAGCAGGGGCTCAGTaaggtcccctccctcctgcctgctcACGCCTCTCCCTGCTAACGGCTGTGTCCCTGCTAACGGCTGTGCACCCCACCCCAGTTCAGGGTCCTCGAGAATCAGAGAGGCCCCTTGAGGCCCTGGGGCCcactggggaggatgtggaggaGCAGACAGAAGGCCCTGGGCAGGGACAAACGCCACGCAATCCCAGAGGATACGGAACAGGTCAAAGGCGCCAGCCACATAGATGACCGTCTCCCCAGGCTGGGGCTCCTTTCCCGAAGCAAACTGGATGATCTTCTGGGATGTCTGAAGAAACTGGGACACCCCCGTCCAGGGGTTCCGCCCCCCGGGGCACTGCAAGCCGAGAACAGTCTGGTCAGTGACGGAAGCCTTGCAGGCACGTCCTTTGCCTGTGACCACCCTTGGGCCTGCCCACACCCGCCTGTCCATCTGCTCTGGGAGGCACAGGTGTGGGGTGGAGGGAGCAGATACAGGGGCCACAGCCAGGACTCCAAACCCCTAGCCGCTGCCGGCCACTCGCTCATTTGCTCTGCTGTTGCTCCCAGGCAGGCATTTCAGGCAGGGATGCTGAGGGCCGGCTGGCATTGCCTGGTCCACACCGAGACCCGGGCGGGCGGGGCACCTGTGGCTGGCGGGACTGGGGTCCTGCCCTGCGGCCACAGCAGGCACTGCAGCCAATAGCACCTTGGCTCGGCAACTGGCCCGCCAGGAAGAGGCCAGCGGACACAGCCCTCGTGGGGACCTGGCACCCTGAGGCCACCGTCTGGTCACCTGGGAGGAGCCTTCCGAGCAAAGTGTCTCCCCGGCGGGTGTCGGGTGAGGGGGCTACAGAAGGAGAGAGGACCAGGCCACCTGGTTAGAGAACCCTCATTCACACGGTGGCCACTGGGACCGGCCAGCCAGCAAGATTGGCGGTCAGTACCCAGAAAGCAGGGAGCAGGGTAGAGAGTGAGACCCTTTCCCCAGGGGGTGGCCTGGGGGTCAGGCAGTGGCCCAGACAGGACAGGCAACGCTTACCTTGCCAAAGCTGTCTGCATACTCCCGGTACTCGGAGGACATCTCCTGCACAGAAGGGTACAGGGCTGAGAGGCCTAGCCCTCCAGACGCAGCCAACCCCAGGACCCCAAAGCTTGCTGTTCCAGTGCCCTCTGAGGAGCAAGGGTAGGGTAGGTGATCCCTCCCTCCCAGTCCCACACTCACCTGACTGCTGTGATGGGCCTTGGTTACCAGCAGCATGCGGCCAACGAGGTCTGTGGTGGACACCCCCTGGGTGCGCTTGCATTCTCTGGGGACAGAGGTGGGGTTGGGGCTCTCATCCTGGGACACATGTACAAGGCTGCCTCCTAAGGGCACCTAAGTTGCCCCACCCAAGAGTAAGGGCAACTGTGCTTGTGGCTGAATCTACCATGGTCCATCCCTGGCGGCCTTGCTGTGCATAGACCGTGCACTTCCTTGCTACTCTTGGCCAGGATAGAAAACCAAAACCCAGAGGGTGGAGGGACCATGGTCATTTTATCAACCAAACGACATGACTGGACAGAAGAACAGGATTATCAAGCCTCAAGTTCGCAGACCATCCGAGGGGGTGGCTCTGATCCTGTTCGGCCCACTGATGCCCAGGTCCTGCCTCACCACACACTCTGCCAAGGGAATCTCAGGCCTTACTGCCCAATTCGAGCTGCCAGCCATGTGGGCCTTTTCAAGAGTTACTCATAAAAGCCAGCTCCCCAGTCGAACCCCACATCTCCACTGCTCTGCAGCCACCTGGGGCCAAGTGGCTCCCGTACTGGGTGACCCAGGTGCATGGCGCCCCCAGCCATCGCACCACACCCACACAAGTCACAGGAAGCACAGGCTGCAGCCCGGACACTGCCCTCATGAGCAGAAGGCGTTCGAGGGGCCCCAGGAAACCCACTCCTCTAAAGGTGGGCCAACCGGCAGCTAGAGCTTACCTGTACCTTCCAGCCTGCTTCACTTCCTCGTAGGTGTCCCGGCCATCTACGGTCAGCGTGATGTCATCTAACGGGTGACATGCACACAAGAACACGGAATTTAACCCAAAGCCACGAAGACCTCCAGGCCCATACCTTCACTCCAGGTCTGCCCCGGTGTGCGTACACTCCTTTCTGTAGAAGAACCCAAAGCTTCCTCGGACCCTCAAAGGGCTCCATGCTCCCCCGAGTGTGAGGATGCCAGCACCTCCAGATACCCCTCTGATGGTCAGGTCCTGAGCTGCTTGAGTCCCCAGCCCCTTGGATTAAGTCCTGTCCACTCACTGCCGTGGACGCAGAAGTCACAGTTGTACTTGTCCAGAGTCTCCAGTGTGGTGACGTAGGGGGCTGCCGGCACCACCTCATCCACCCACTTGATGGCCTGCACCATCTTGTACCTCTCCTCCTGAGTGAACACCGGGGGCCCCTTGTGCTTGGCGATCTCCTctagggagagagaagagggcaaAGGACAAGGTGGGTGACTCCTGGAGGGCAGGCCACAGGCTTGCCGGCCCCTCCCAGCACTGAGCAGGGTCTGCAGCCACACAAAGGCTTGTGGAGGGAGGCTGTCTCTGACAGGGCCCTCAGCCCATGAAGTACCAAGCAGCCCTGCTGTCCTCTGTGAGTTGGTACAGGCGCTGGGGATGTACCTGCTGGGAACTGCATGCCACCCCCTGCCTCAATCAATCCATTAGCGTTCCAGGTACAGTCCAGGTTGCCTTTGATGGCTGGGTACTCTGTACTCAAAGGCCTTGGGAATCAGAAAGTGGGTAGGAAGTGGCTGGCATACCCAGATGGATCCACTGGACACCCCCTACACCCAAGCTCATGACACGATACAAGACGGGAAAGCTATGGGCGGCCTGGCCTGGGTTGGGGTTAGGGTGAGCTTGCAGAGCTGTGCTAATGGCGAGGATGGCCTAGGCCCGGCCCTACCCTCCATGGGGACCTGTGGGGTCTGTCACAGGCAccgggggcaggggggtgggggggtgggggcgggcggcGGTGGGCACAGCAGCCCAGCTTACCATCAGTGTGCACACCCACGATGAGGTGGTCACCCATGGCCCGGGCCTGGCGCAGCTGGTTGGAGTGGCCATAATGTACCATGTCGTAGCTGTGGAGAGCACAGGGCTGTCATTCCCGTGTTGGGGTTCAGCCTTGTTCCTCTGCAGTGTCATCAGGAAGCCCGCCAAGAAGCCACCACGGGAACTGCCCCCAGGGTCCCAGTTGGGCTTTCAGAGAGAGGGGTGCTCAGTTCTCCTTATCACCAGTCCCTGGGCCCAGGGTCAGACTGAGCAAGCGTGGCTGTGCCCAGGGACAGGTCTGGGGACCCTGAGGGCTGGTGAGGACACAGAACAGAACCTGCTCCCCACACCTGGAACAGTGCTTTGCCCTTAGCTCCCATGGGCAGTCCCTTTAAGGTGTAATATAAACGTGGTAATTCAAGGGTACAGTGGACTCTGTACTACCCTGAGACAGCCACGCAGTCCCTGGAGCCAACACATAACAAAGTCTAACCAATGATGAAGGGCGATTGCTGGCTTTAAAAGTTCTGCCTGGTCCTCATGGCCTCTGGAAACTCAGTGAGGCTTTGCTCCCTGGAACCAACAACCACCTCCCTGTCACCTGGGGTTCTAGAGCATTCATCCTCAAATTCAGGTCTGGTTAAGAGAGAATGCTCGGCTGAAGGCCACACATAGTACCACAGCTCCACTCGAGTTGTCACTGGGCTCAGGGGTGGACCTCATGCTTGCTCTGCTTCCTCTCAGCCTGGTATTGCCTTCTGAGTAGGTGGAGCTGTCCCTGCTTCTCCAGGTGACCAAGGCCACCAGGTGTACACAACCATTCTACTCAACACCACGTGCTAACACCACCATGGCACACCGGGCCCCAGCAGACGAGCCTGTGGGGCACAGCACTCTGGTCCTGGGCTAAGGGAAGAGGGGAGTCTAAATTCAGGAGCCTGTCTGGCCCTTGTGCCCACCAGACAGGTTGGGCAGGAGGGGTGCATAGCAGAGAATTCAGGGTGGTCCTGGGTCCAGGCCGTACCACAGTCACTGTGGCCTGCTAAGGGTGGAGCCAGGCCTGGCCAGGGCCAAGGTCAGAGTCCACAGACAGGAAgccacaccccctccccaagGTGACTCAGGTGCAGGCACAGAAGTATGGCAGCCCCGCATGCTGACTGCTGAAGCCCTGGGCTTGCTTTCTCTGCTTTCATCAAAGGTTTGAGGAAGTACTCAAGGTGGCAAGTTACCACTAGACGTTCACTTTCCTCTTGTCCCCCGGCAGCCTCAAACCTATCTTAACACCACTACTCCAATTGTCTGGCTTGCCAAAAAGAGAACAGTTTGGCACTGTAACTCTCCTCAGATGGACCCAGGAGCCTGAGCGCTGCACTAGGGTCTTACACGGACTGACCAATGCCTGCACTGACACTTGCCCAAACACTCAGGAGAATCTTCCAGGTTTTGTCCTGGGCAAGCTGGGGACTGGACAGGGAGAACTCTGGGAAGACATTTTGGGTGCACGGCTCCCTCGGAGGAATAGTTCCTAAGGCACTGAAATGATTAAAGTCACCAAGGTTAGACCCGCAACTCTGGCCACTATTGTGCACAAATCAGGCAGGTGGAACAGCCTGGCTGGGTCTCCAGCTTAAAGGCAAACGTGGGCAAAGGAACACCCAGGAAAGGCGCTTATGTAGGGATCCGCAGAAAGCCTCCAGCGACCCTCAGCCGCGCTGCCCGCAGCAACTCGGGTCCAAGGCTTCTTCCGCAGCCTGTGACTCCTTTCGCCCGCCGCCCCGAGCTCGCCGGCGGCCCGATTCCAGAGAAAGCGGCCACAGCGGTCGCCGCGCCCGCGGccgcacccccgcccccgccccgcgtcCCCCGCCGCGCTCACCAGCCGTCGCACCACACCCGCACGGCGCGCCTAGCCCTCGGGCCCGGCCGCTTGGCGCCGCCCGCCTCCCCGTGCCCGTTCCGGATCATGGCCCAGTAGCGGCGGGGAGACACTGGGCAGCCGGCTCCCGACTCCGAGCCGCCGCAGCCCGCGCACGCACGCGCCGTCACGCGGGCCTCACCCGCCTCGCGCGGCCAATGGCGAACGTCGCCCCACCCCCGGCGCGGAGCCCCGCCCTCTCACCACACATGCGGCCAATGGGGAACCCCGGTCGAGCCAGGTTCCGCCCCTCCGCTCCCGGCCAATGACCTGTGTCCAGCATCCCTTAGCGCCCACCTGGCAGAGGGGCGGAGCAGGACCACGTGGGGCGCACCCTCCCCTTCAGGAGTCTCGGCAGGCGCCTGCTCCCACCCACCGTTTCAGGAAGGTAGTCGCTGACACGGGAAGACAGTGCAGAGACgtttaataacaataaaaaggcCTGCTGAGCCAAGGCTCAAAAATCACCCCTTTGCAGCATACTCAACACAGAAAAAGGCTTCTATAAACTTAACGTTTTCAGTAAGAAGTAGTAGAAATTGGGTTGATGCCCCTGAGACTGGCCTGGTGAATGAGGTAAGGCAGCTTTGTGCTTCCTCTTAGCTGGCCAGGTGTGAAATAACCGGAGTTCTGTTCTCACAGAGGGTGTGACTGCCACCTCTTTGGGAAGAGGCCGCTTGAGCAAAGCCTCTTCCATCATTAGGCCCATGCAGGGGGCAACCACAGCAGTGCAAGGGGGCTTCCCATGAGGACAAATGGCTAAACATGTCAGGGTGAAAATGTCACCCCCAGACAATTCTCAGGGGACAGTCCTGGCATTAATGGTGCCACCTGCCCCTGAACAAGAGTCCCGGCCATTTTCAAAGTGCCATCATTGTCCTTGGTCAAGCACCAGGTTAcgttactttcttcctttttgtgcGTTTGGTGCAGCCCCTGCCAAACCAGCCACCCAGGATGGGGGATGAGCTAAGTGGTGCACCCCGGTCCCCAGGCCCAGGTTCCTCTCGGCTTCTGCATAGTGACTTGCGACTGTGGCTGCCTTCTTCACCAGCACGCAGGGGAGTCGCCAGGGAGAAGATGGGGTCCTGCCACCTACAGAAAGGGAAAGCTGGGTCAGGTGTGCCAGGGAGCCCCTGGCAATCACAACCCGCCCCAGGACGGGAAAGCTGACTGAGGTCACCCTGTGTCCCTCCCGTGTCTTAACTATGGCTGGGCTGTGCTCAGTGGTGGCTCCAGAACATCTGTGAGAAGGGTAAGTTCCCTGAATAACTCAAAGGCCAGGACCCCAACTAGCCTGGCCTCTGCAGAACTCACTCCTCGCTGTGCTCACAGGGGTTGGGGAGGCACTAGCCCCAGGAAGGATGAGTCACTAGCCAACCCTGGGCCCCACCTTTCATTCATAAGGCCAGGGACAGGCAGATCAGACCCTCTTCCCCTTCCCAGACGGCAGGACTTGACAGGAGGAAAGCTGACTAGGGAGGCGCGGCCTAAACACTACACCGTGACGAGATCATGTGTCTGAGATGTAGAACCACATATTATAAACTTAAGATACAGATAAGCACTGATAAAGAAAATGAGCTAagttaatgtgaaaaaaaaaaaagtacagtacaCAATAGGCCCACATTACAGAACACCACAAACATAACATACAAGAATTGCCAGGCCCAGAAGGTGAAGGGATCCTTAATTCTTGAACCCTTTGATTAAAAGAAGTTATTGATTTCCCCTATAAGACCCTGGaaattcacagagaaagaaagtgtAAACTTTTTACTCAATACACACACCACGTCTAAATTATCACAAATTCTGTATCAAGGCACAATTTGTTTAAGCTTCCCCAAAGTATTCCAGTTCCCCAAGCCAAGTGCACCCAGATCCTGAAGAGCAGAGTTGCTGAGAGCACATCCCTTCAAGGCACCTTCCCGTCCAGGCTGCCTGAGGGGAAGGGGGGACATCCAGGCATACCCTGGCAGATTCCCTCTCCCTGCAGGAATCACACCAGCCAGGACATCTCAGCCAATGCTGGGGCTGGGCCCTGCAGAGGCCACCACGCCACAGTCACGCCTCAGATGCCAGCTGCCACACCTCAGAGCTTTCTCTACACTCAGCTCACAGAGGACGACAGACACAGCCCATCCACACAGGGGCAGGGAAGTGGGGGACACGCCTGTACCCCTCACCTGCTGTAGCGGGGGATCTCCAGGCCCAGTTCATCCATGAGGAGCTGCATGACGTCATCACACTTGCCGTGCAGCTTCAGGGCAGCCCAGTCATCCTTTGGGGTCCACTGGGGACAGGAGAAGGTGAGTGAGGACAGCACCTCACTCCTTCCCAACAGCCTGCTGGCCTTGGGCCCTGCTCAGCCAGACCTCCACGGTGCATGACTGTGGGACACAGATGTCCCAGGGATGGCTGGCTCTCCTGTTCTAAGGCCCAGGTCTGAGGAGGCGGCTCTGAGCACCTGAGTTACCTGCAAGTTCACAATGTAGAGCTTGGGCCGCCGGCTGGGGGGCTTGGTCATACACCAGAGGTGTGGATACTTCTTTAGAACCTGCAGgaatggacagatggacagacgAGACACACCCCAGATAAGGAGGCTACAGGAAGATGGGGTCTAAGGTTGAGCTGACCAGATGCAGGCAGGTTCACCTCTGTTCACATCCACAGTGCTATTTGCATACCTTTAAGCTGGAGCCTAAACACAGGATGGTGTCTGCTTTGCTAGCAGCCTGGGTGGCTGCCTCCCAATTCAGAGGCTGCCCCAGCGTCCCCCTCTCCCCAAAGTGCACGATGGTGTCCCTGAGTTGGCCTCCACACTTGTGGCAGGTGCGGCCGGTCTGATGCCGGTGCAGGGCAGTGCGCTCCGTCACATCAAACACCCGCACATATTCCCTATTGGGAGTGCAGGCCGTGCAGACCTGAGGAAAGTAGGGTCCGTGAGTGGGAGCCGCTGGCCTGCCCAGGCCCGAGTCCCCGAGGGATCGCTCACTTCAATGTACATGTTCCCGTGGAgctcagacatggctgagcgaggCAGCCCGCTTCGCAGGTGGAGCCCGTCGCAGTTCTGAGACACCACATGCTGCACCTGGAGGGGCAACAGCAGCGGTCAGCAGAAGGAAGTGGGGGGCAGCACTCAGGTGTGAAAGCATACCAAACCCTGCCAGTCCCAGAGCCCACAGCCCAGCAGAAACTACGACCTTGCACAAAGCACCGAAGGCAAACCCAGAGCAGCAGGCTGGTCCCAGCAGGACCCAGGAGGCTCTGATAAGGAGGGCACCAGGCCCACCCCCAACAAATCAGAAGCACTAGGAGCCCCAAGGAGGGCAAATGTTTGCACCACCTCCTCTTGGCTGAAAAGGGGCTCGGGACCCAGACTGAGGCTTTAGGTCCTTGAAGCCCTAGAAGTTTGACCCCTCTCCCACTTGGCAACAGGTGCTTAGCAGAGGATCTCCAGAGACTTCTTACTAGTTTGCCCTGTTATCTAGGTGGTTCCTGAGGTCTGTGGAAAAATGCAAGAGAAACACGAGGGGAAGGGGCTACCCTTGACAGCTCTGGGCCTAGGTGGACTCTCTGTGTGATGATTCAGCAAACAGGCTGCCCTCTGCTCTTGGAGTGGAAACACAGGAGGAATAGATGGCAGCTCAAACCAGAATCTAAACTGTTTGGTGGGTGCTCATCAGGGGTACCACTGGCTGACAGAGGTAGTATGCAACTGTCATCTGGGCACCAAGGTGGCCCTCCGGGTCCTAGTCATGGACCCAGTGAGTACAATCAGCCCTCTATATCTGAGGGTTCTACATccgcagattcaaccaaccaaaGATCAAAAATAtctggggaggggggggtggggggggggtgcggcAGGAATATTCGAAAGAAAGATATCtataaagttccaaaaagcaaaacttgaattggCCACATACTGGCAAGAATCTGCACAGCATTTACATGTTTAAATAGCACTGATATTATATTAGGTTTTATAAGTAACTCATAGATGATTTACAGTACAGGGGAGGATGTGCAAATTACACACAAACACTACGTCTTTTTTAtacaagggacttgagcatctgcagCCTTTGTTTTCTAAGGGGGTTACTGAAGGATGGCTGAACACTAGCCACCCTGGGCTCTTACCAGCTTCTGCTCATGTAAGCGGGTGATGCTCATGTGGGTGAGGGTTGGCTCAGCCTCACTCAGGTCAGCAGCACTGCCAGGTGGAAGGGAAGCAAAGGTGAGTGGAGCTGCAAGGACAGGTACATGTGCCCCTGTTCAACCAGGTAGGAAAGCTGTGCTAGGTTACTTACCTaacacttcttcctttctgaagcAGCGTCCACACTCCATTAGGGCCCCGGTAATCTGGGATAGAGGCTGCCTGAAGGTTCAGAAAGGAGATAAGCCCAGTGAAAAGATCACTGGAGGCACTGATAGAATTCCCAAGGATTTCTCTCAGTACTTCCCAGGCTGGCTCACAAACTGGTCGATTTGTTCCATAGCCTGAGCATTTCCTAGTCTAACATCCACCCAGACGGAGTGCACCCCTAGTGGCTTCTCCGCTCTGCTAGGACCCCTGCCCCAACCTGTTCCAGCTCATCCTTCTAAGCTCCAAAGAGCCTTGTCCATGCTGGGAGCCTCTTTACCATGTAGTCCAGCCTGGGCTTGTGGACAGGTCTGTCCTCATACTGAGGGGAAAGACTGATCAGACTCATCAATGTGTCCCCAGGGTCTAGCCAGTACTCAAGGTTTAGCAAACAGTGAACCCGTAAGTGGAACACTCCACCCTCCAAGTTCTCACATCCTGATGCTATAAATGGTTCTTGGCCTACCTTTACAAAGGCCAATCTCTTCAGACAAGATAAACATCACTGAATttcccaagctcccaatgcacTGAAACAGACCTACCCcgagagaagaaaacagagtgtGCCAGGATCAAGGTATCCTGTGCTTCCCCAGGCTGTGAGTGACCTCCCTTGTGGGGAGCACCCTCTCGGGTGCTTAAGCTCAGAAAAATGCCCACCCTGACCAGTAATTCTTATGCACATGGAAAATGGGACCCTCAAACAGTAACACTCAGAGCAAATTAATGAACAGCATATGGTTTTAGTAGCTGCTtacaattctttaaaaagtgatgtcactgctttCACATAATCACGTGATAGTTCACATGTGCCAGGGTTCCAGGTGTTGGTAAGTTAAAGCAGTTAACATACCTTACACATTCTCACTACTGGGCCTCTTCAGTCATCCCTGCATGGAGTGTCTTACTTCACAAGTGCCTGTAAAATCTTATCCACCCTTCAGGGCCCAGACTCAATGCCATGCCACCTCTCACGGAAAAACAATCAGATGGGTTTCCCAGATGAAAACAGAGGGTATATTTGGATTTCCATTCTAGGGGCCTAGCACAGCCAGCTTCACATTAGTCATTTGCTTATACGGCTTACTATCATCACCTATGGATTCTTGATGGAAATCCTTGCTTATTCACCTCTGCTGGGCCTACATGCAGGTCACACTCAACTTGCACCCAGCAATTAAAGCACGTGCTATCCACACTATCCAAGCTAGTCACATTCGGCTGCCCAGGTAGCTTCTCTATAAAACTTCCCAAAAGCCATAGCATTTCCCTTCCTTATCTAGTGCACTCTACTGCGTGCTGCCTTGTGTTCTACTTACCTTACTTCAACCTTCAGAATGAATGGGGAACGAGAAGGTAGTTCGGGGCTTAGCTCTGCCCACATAACTATCAAGTCCTGCTTTTACCACTCTTTCTTCCCTGTCTCTAACTGGGTATAATGTAAactccaaatatttaaaaacgTCTATCTACTTAACGAAGTTCCAAATGGAGTCATTTCGAGTTTCTCTAAAAAAGTAAAGACGCTCAGGAGGTGCTTTTATAATAGGCTTTTGCAAATCGGTACCATTGCTTAACAGAATACTGTGCTCAGTGCCGGAGTCAGACACCCAGAAGGGGGCGCCCCCCGCCTGCCCAAGCTCCAGCAGTCCGTGTTTCCCAGGACCTGGGAGCCGATCCAGGGCGCAGTCGTCCCCGCCTCGGGTCCCTACCGTGCTGATCCCCGCGCCCGTGTAGACGACCAGATATTTGGCATTGCGGACGGCGCTGGCCAGCTCCCGGACTTTCCT
This portion of the Bubalus bubalis isolate 160015118507 breed Murrah chromosome 3, NDDB_SH_1, whole genome shotgun sequence genome encodes:
- the SIRT7 gene encoding NAD-dependent protein deacetylase sirtuin-7 isoform X1, which produces MRWCVACREAEAEARVSSGAMAAGGLSRSERKAAERVRRLREEQQRERLRQVSRILRKEATERSAEEGRLLAESEDLVTELQGRSRRREGLKRRQEEVCDDPEELQRKVRELASAVRNAKYLVVYTGAGISTAASIPDYRGPNGVWTLLQKGRSVSAADLSEAEPTLTHMSITRLHEQKLVQHVVSQNCDGLHLRSGLPRSAMSELHGNMYIEVCTACTPNREYVRVFDVTERTALHRHQTGRTCHKCGGQLRDTIVHFGERGTLGQPLNWEAATQAASKADTILCLGSSLKVLKKYPHLWCMTKPPSRRPKLYIVNLQWTPKDDWAALKLHGKCDDVMQLLMDELGLEIPRYSRWQDPIFSLATPLRAGEEGSHSRKSLCRSREEPGPGDRGAPLSSSPILGGWFGRGCTKRTKRKKVT
- the PCYT2 gene encoding ethanolamine-phosphate cytidylyltransferase isoform X2 — protein: MIRNGHGEAGGAKRPGPRARRAVRVWCDGCYDMVHYGHSNQLRQARAMGDHLIVGVHTDEEIAKHKGPPVFTQEERYKMVQAIKWVDEVVPAAPYVTTLETLDKYNCDFCVHGNDITLTVDGRDTYEEVKQAGRYRECKRTQGVSTTDLVGRMLLVTKAHHSSQEMSSEYREYADSFGKCPGGRNPWTGVSQFLQTSQKIIQFASGKEPQPGETVIYVAGAFDLFHIGHVDFLEKVYGLAERPYVIAGLHFDQEVNHYKGKNYPIMNLHERTLSVLACRYVSEVVIGAPYSVTAELLDHFKVDLVCHGKTEVVPDKDGSDPYEEPKRRGIFCQVDSGNDLTTDLIVQRIIKNRLEYEARNQKKEAKELAFQEAMRRQEAQPEREIDCDF
- the PCYT2 gene encoding ethanolamine-phosphate cytidylyltransferase isoform X3: MIRNGHGEAGGAKRPGPRARRAVRVWCDGCYDMVHYGHSNQLRQARAMGDHLIVGVHTDDDITLTVDGRDTYEEVKQAGRYRECKRTQGVSTTDLVGRMLLVTKAHHSSQEMSSEYREYADSFGKPPHPTPAGETLCSEGSSQCPGGRNPWTGVSQFLQTSQKIIQFASGKEPQPGETVIYVAGAFDLFHIGHVDFLEKVYGLAERPYVIAGLHFDQEVNHYKGKNYPIMNLHERTLSVLACRYVSEVVIGAPYSVTAELLDHFKVDLVCHGKTEVVPDKDGSDPYEEPKRRGIFCQVDSGNDLTTDLIVQRIIKNRLEYEARNQKKEAKELAFQEAMRRQEAQPEREIDCDF
- the PCYT2 gene encoding ethanolamine-phosphate cytidylyltransferase isoform X1, with protein sequence MIRNGHGEAGGAKRPGPRARRAVRVWCDGCYDMVHYGHSNQLRQARAMGDHLIVGVHTDEEIAKHKGPPVFTQEERYKMVQAIKWVDEVVPAAPYVTTLETLDKYNCDFCVHGNDITLTVDGRDTYEEVKQAGRYRECKRTQGVSTTDLVGRMLLVTKAHHSSQEMSSEYREYADSFGKPPHPTPAGETLCSEGSSQCPGGRNPWTGVSQFLQTSQKIIQFASGKEPQPGETVIYVAGAFDLFHIGHVDFLEKVYGLAERPYVIAGLHFDQEVNHYKGKNYPIMNLHERTLSVLACRYVSEVVIGAPYSVTAELLDHFKVDLVCHGKTEVVPDKDGSDPYEEPKRRGIFCQVDSGNDLTTDLIVQRIIKNRLEYEARNQKKEAKELAFQEAMRRQEAQPEREIDCDF
- the SIRT7 gene encoding NAD-dependent protein deacetylase sirtuin-7 isoform X2 translates to MRWCVACREAEAEARVSSGAMAAGGLSRSERKAAERVRRLREEQQRERLRQVSRILRKEATERSAEEGRLLAESEDLVTELQGRSRRREGLKRRQEEVCDDPEELQRKVRELASAVRNAKYLVVYTGAGISTAASIPDYRGPNGVWTLLQKGRSVSAADLSEAEPTLTHMSITRLHEQKLVQHVVSQNCDGLHLRSGLPRSAMSELHGNMYIEVLKKYPHLWCMTKPPSRRPKLYIVNLQWTPKDDWAALKLHGKCDDVMQLLMDELGLEIPRYSRWQDPIFSLATPLRAGEEGSHSRKSLCRSREEPGPGDRGAPLSSSPILGGWFGRGCTKRTKRKKVT
- the PCYT2 gene encoding ethanolamine-phosphate cytidylyltransferase isoform X4; amino-acid sequence: MIRNGHGEAGGAKRPGPRARRAVRVWCDGCYDMVHYGHSNQLRQARAMGDHLIVGVHTDDDITLTVDGRDTYEEVKQAGRYRECKRTQGVSTTDLVGRMLLVTKAHHSSQEMSSEYREYADSFGKCPGGRNPWTGVSQFLQTSQKIIQFASGKEPQPGETVIYVAGAFDLFHIGHVDFLEKVYGLAERPYVIAGLHFDQEVNHYKGKNYPIMNLHERTLSVLACRYVSEVVIGAPYSVTAELLDHFKVDLVCHGKTEVVPDKDGSDPYEEPKRRGIFCQVDSGNDLTTDLIVQRIIKNRLEYEARNQKKEAKELAFQEAMRRQEAQPEREIDCDF